From the Nodularia sp. NIES-3585 genome, one window contains:
- a CDS encoding alpha/beta fold hydrolase: MMPTAELLATDYRVYAPDFPGYGKSDKPKHTLELPELAETLCKWMDAVGIQRATMLGNSFGCQIIVEFAVRYGDRIERAILQGPTIDRHARTLPQQMWRLLLNSPLEDPSQAPLQAYDYWQAGWSRLVRTVQISLSDRIEEKLPYMHVPTLVVRGQEDPVVPQQWAEEVVQLLPNARLVVIPGGGHTLNYSRPLELTRVTRAFMAATESPFVNQDKFNANAHI; the protein is encoded by the coding sequence ATGATGCCAACTGCGGAATTACTAGCAACTGATTACCGAGTATATGCACCAGATTTTCCTGGTTATGGTAAAAGTGACAAGCCAAAACACACACTAGAACTGCCCGAATTGGCAGAAACTTTGTGTAAATGGATGGATGCAGTGGGCATTCAACGCGCCACCATGCTAGGTAATTCCTTTGGTTGTCAGATTATAGTTGAATTTGCTGTACGTTATGGCGATCGCATCGAAAGAGCAATATTACAAGGGCCAACCATCGACCGCCACGCCCGCACTTTACCGCAGCAAATGTGGCGTTTACTACTCAATTCTCCCTTAGAAGACCCATCCCAGGCTCCTCTGCAAGCTTACGATTATTGGCAAGCTGGATGGTCGCGCCTTGTTCGTACTGTGCAAATATCCCTATCAGACCGCATTGAGGAAAAACTCCCATATATGCACGTACCGACATTAGTTGTACGTGGTCAAGAAGACCCAGTTGTGCCGCAACAGTGGGCTGAGGAAGTAGTGCAGCTTTTGCCAAATGCCCGACTGGTGGTGATTCCCGGTGGTGGACATACCCTGAATTACAGCAGACCTCTGGAATTAACCCGCGTCACTCGTGCCTTTATGGCCGCTACAGAATCGCCTTTTGTAAATCAGGATAAATTCAATGCAAACGCCCATATATAA
- a CDS encoding AarF/ABC1/UbiB kinase family protein, which yields MIVKTLPPTSRNTEDEPQVTEVFTENGKSTLVIRSPKRIIDQSLETDAILYDPQEIGEYYRHRPLKVLRRIFAVLGPTLSFVFGLWWDSRRGIDVKKDQRRAVQLRDLLTKLGPAYIKIGQALSTRPDLVPPAYLEELTRLQDQLPPFANEIAYQFIEEELGAQPQEIYAELSPHPIAAASLGQVYKGKLKTGEEVAIKVQRPDLRERIAIDLFILRQLAAWVKNRVKRIRSDLVGILDELGDRIFEEMDYIHEGENAERFFELYGHIEDIYVPKIYWEYTNRRVLTMEWINGTKLTQTAEINAQGIDARYLIEVGVQCSLRQLLEHGFFHADPHPGNLLATPEGKLAYLDFGMMSEVQPPQRYGLIEAIVHVVNRDFEGLANDYVKLDFLSPETDLTPIIPAFARVFADAQGASVADLNIKSITDELSALMYEYPFRVPPYYALIIRSLVTLEGIAIYIDPEFKVLSEAYPYVAKRLLTDEAPQLRTSLQNLLFKDKKFRWNRLENLLRNAKKNQDYDFNLVLNQGVEFLSSERGSFIRDRLVDEFVNGVNAVGKNALHNFTYVLRERVGLTAVNETPGATVEQQQTLEHIKNILNILQATRGFDPLQLAPQLAQLLVNPGVQRLGQQVTNRLTQKAIARLIRELLAAEEVNNSKGDALNKPARASLPARV from the coding sequence ATGATTGTTAAGACACTTCCCCCGACTTCCCGAAACACCGAGGACGAACCACAAGTGACTGAAGTATTCACAGAAAATGGCAAATCAACTTTGGTTATTCGTTCACCAAAACGCATAATTGACCAAAGTTTAGAGACTGATGCCATACTTTACGATCCCCAAGAGATAGGAGAATATTATCGCCACCGCCCCCTGAAAGTTTTGCGGCGGATTTTTGCAGTGTTGGGGCCGACACTTTCCTTTGTTTTTGGGTTGTGGTGGGACAGCCGACGGGGAATAGACGTGAAAAAAGACCAACGTCGAGCTGTTCAGCTGCGAGACTTACTGACGAAACTAGGGCCTGCTTACATCAAAATTGGACAGGCTTTATCCACTAGACCGGATTTGGTTCCCCCCGCATACCTAGAAGAATTAACGAGGTTACAAGACCAATTACCGCCTTTTGCCAACGAAATTGCTTACCAATTTATTGAAGAAGAATTAGGCGCACAACCCCAGGAAATTTACGCCGAACTTTCGCCCCACCCAATTGCGGCTGCTTCTTTGGGGCAAGTTTATAAGGGTAAACTCAAAACTGGTGAAGAAGTTGCCATTAAAGTTCAACGTCCTGATTTAAGAGAAAGAATTGCCATTGACTTGTTTATTTTGCGCCAACTGGCGGCTTGGGTAAAAAATAGAGTTAAACGAATCCGTAGTGACTTAGTTGGTATCCTCGATGAATTAGGCGATCGCATCTTTGAAGAGATGGATTATATTCATGAAGGAGAAAATGCCGAACGCTTTTTTGAGTTATATGGTCATATAGAAGATATTTACGTACCCAAAATTTACTGGGAATATACCAACCGTCGCGTCCTGACGATGGAGTGGATAAACGGCACAAAATTAACCCAAACCGCCGAAATTAACGCCCAAGGTATAGATGCTCGTTATTTGATTGAAGTGGGTGTGCAGTGTTCTCTGCGCCAGCTACTAGAACACGGATTTTTCCATGCTGACCCCCATCCAGGTAATTTGTTAGCCACACCAGAGGGGAAATTGGCTTATCTCGACTTTGGGATGATGAGTGAGGTACAGCCGCCCCAAAGATATGGTTTAATTGAAGCGATCGTTCACGTTGTTAACCGTGACTTTGAAGGTTTAGCTAACGATTACGTAAAATTAGATTTTTTATCCCCAGAAACAGACTTAACCCCAATTATTCCCGCATTTGCCAGAGTATTCGCTGATGCTCAAGGAGCCAGTGTTGCGGACTTAAACATCAAAAGCATCACTGATGAACTCTCAGCTTTAATGTATGAATATCCTTTCCGTGTTCCTCCCTATTACGCTTTAATTATTCGCTCCCTGGTAACTTTGGAAGGTATTGCAATATATATAGACCCGGAATTCAAAGTTCTCAGTGAAGCTTATCCTTATGTTGCGAAACGCCTGTTAACCGACGAAGCACCGCAATTAAGAACATCTCTGCAAAATTTGCTGTTTAAGGATAAAAAATTCCGGTGGAATCGGTTAGAAAACTTGCTGCGTAATGCTAAGAAAAATCAAGATTACGACTTCAATCTAGTTTTGAACCAGGGAGTAGAATTTCTCTCTTCTGAACGTGGTTCATTTATTCGAGATAGGCTGGTAGATGAATTTGTGAATGGAGTGAATGCTGTAGGCAAAAATGCTCTGCACAATTTCACTTATGTACTGCGAGAACGAGTAGGTTTGACAGCAGTTAACGAAACTCCAGGGGCGACAGTTGAACAACAACAAACCTTAGAGCATATTAAAAATATTTTAAATATTCTCCAAGCCACCCGTGGTTTTGACCCACTACAACTAGCACCCCAACTGGCTCAATTGTTAGTAAATCCAGGTGTCCAGCGTTTGGGTCAGCAAGTTACCAATCGCCTGACGCAGAAAGCTATAGCTCGTTTAATTCGCGAGTTATTAGCTGCGGAAGAAGTTAACAACAGCAAAGGTGATGCGTTAAATAAACCTGCAAGAGCATCTTTACCTGCAAGAGTGTAG
- the treZ gene encoding malto-oligosyltrehalose trehalohydrolase: protein MKIGAHYLGDGVCEFTVWGPHLESVALEIVSPDQRLLPMRQQGGYWQVTAKDIEPGTCYFYQLNNSESRPDPGSNFQPLDVHSPSQVINHSFVWNDNNWSGIPLETMIMYELHVGTFTPQGTFPAIIPRLADLRDLGINAIELMPVAQFPGSRNWGYDGVYPFAVQNSYGGPNQLKQLVDACHQQGIAVILDVVYNHFGPEGNYTSRFAPYFTESYHTPWGSAINFDHAHSYDVRQFFIQNALYWLGEFHIDALRLDAIDAIYDLGAKHFLAELAENVTTLSQQQGRKLYLIAESDLNDPRIIRPPELGGYGIDAQWSDDFHHSLYSLLTGDRTGYYADFGKCEHLVKAYKDSFVYDWKYSHYRQRYHGNYAGDRSPSQFIVASQNHDQIGNRVLGERLSQLVDFESLKLAAGVVLLSPYIPLLFMGEEYGEESPFIYFISHSDPDLVKAVREGRKQEFLAFSSQREPPDPESLNTFNTCQMNWEKRQSGKHQVLLSFYKKLIQIRSHNPALLKRERENLQIGFNEEKKLISWFRYSENNQIFCVMNFNNCDITFSQEFTGNNWLKILDSAEKKWLGSGSNLSQKAQSNQELTLPKHSFAVYENNLDNEPQRHRERRERKK, encoded by the coding sequence ATGAAAATTGGCGCTCATTATCTCGGTGACGGTGTTTGTGAGTTTACAGTTTGGGGACCGCATTTAGAAAGTGTCGCCTTAGAAATTGTTTCTCCTGACCAGCGCTTACTACCTATGCGCCAACAAGGGGGATATTGGCAAGTTACCGCTAAAGATATTGAACCAGGAACCTGTTATTTCTATCAATTAAATAATAGTGAATCTAGACCTGACCCCGGATCAAATTTTCAGCCTCTGGATGTACATAGTCCTTCCCAAGTCATAAATCACAGCTTTGTTTGGAATGACAACAATTGGTCTGGTATTCCTTTGGAAACCATGATTATGTATGAGTTACACGTTGGGACTTTCACCCCACAAGGAACTTTTCCAGCCATTATTCCCCGACTTGCAGATTTACGAGATTTAGGGATAAATGCCATTGAACTCATGCCAGTGGCTCAATTTCCAGGCAGTCGCAATTGGGGTTATGATGGCGTATATCCCTTTGCTGTGCAGAATTCTTATGGTGGACCTAATCAATTAAAGCAATTAGTTGATGCTTGTCATCAACAAGGAATAGCTGTAATTTTAGATGTGGTTTATAACCACTTTGGCCCAGAAGGTAATTACACAAGTCGGTTTGCCCCTTATTTTACAGAAAGTTATCATACTCCTTGGGGAAGTGCGATTAATTTTGATCATGCCCATAGTTATGATGTGCGTCAATTTTTTATTCAAAATGCACTTTACTGGCTAGGGGAATTTCATATTGATGCTTTACGCTTGGATGCAATTGATGCTATTTACGATTTGGGTGCAAAACACTTTTTAGCCGAACTCGCAGAAAATGTGACTACACTTTCTCAGCAACAAGGACGGAAACTTTATTTAATTGCTGAAAGTGATTTAAATGACCCACGGATAATTCGCCCTCCTGAGTTAGGCGGTTATGGAATTGATGCCCAATGGAGTGATGATTTTCACCATTCATTATATAGTTTATTGACAGGCGATCGCACTGGTTACTACGCCGACTTTGGCAAGTGCGAACATTTAGTAAAAGCTTACAAAGATAGCTTTGTTTACGACTGGAAATATTCCCATTATCGCCAACGTTACCACGGAAATTATGCAGGCGATCGCTCGCCCTCACAATTTATAGTAGCCAGCCAAAATCATGACCAAATAGGTAACAGAGTTTTAGGCGAAAGATTATCACAATTAGTAGATTTTGAATCTTTAAAATTAGCTGCTGGCGTAGTCTTACTTTCTCCCTATATTCCCTTGTTATTTATGGGAGAAGAATATGGTGAAGAATCGCCCTTCATCTACTTTATCAGTCACTCAGACCCAGATTTAGTCAAAGCAGTTAGAGAAGGACGTAAACAAGAATTTTTGGCTTTCTCTTCCCAAAGAGAACCACCAGACCCAGAATCACTGAACACTTTTAATACTTGTCAGATGAATTGGGAGAAACGCCAATCAGGCAAACATCAAGTTTTATTATCTTTTTACAAAAAACTCATTCAAATACGCAGCCATAACCCAGCCTTATTGAAACGGGAAAGAGAAAATTTACAAATAGGGTTTAATGAAGAAAAAAAGCTGATTTCATGGTTTAGATATAGCGAAAATAATCAAATATTCTGTGTAATGAACTTTAATAACTGTGACATCACATTTAGTCAAGAATTTACAGGTAACAATTGGCTCAAAATTTTAGATTCTGCTGAAAAAAAATGGTTAGGTAGTGGTTCAAACTTATCACAAAAAGCTCAATCAAATCAAGAATTAACCCTCCCCAAGCACAGTTTCGCCGTTTATGAAAATAATTTAGATAACGAACCACAGAGACACAGAGAACGCAGAGAGAGAAAGAAATAA
- the avd gene encoding diversity-generating retroelement protein Avd — protein MEELPIIQKTYDLIKWYIPILTRLPKIHKFTLGDRMTNQLYDLLEGLLVARYRQEKLSVLEPLKSIIDILKYQTRILFEFNLIPIHRYEYAGKLINEIGVDLGGWIKQQSNYQKSVKN, from the coding sequence ATGGAAGAATTACCAATCATCCAAAAAACCTACGACCTGATTAAATGGTACATCCCAATTCTCACTCGGTTGCCCAAAATTCATAAATTTACCCTGGGTGACAGAATGACCAATCAATTATATGATTTGCTAGAGGGCTTATTGGTTGCTCGCTATCGCCAAGAAAAACTCAGTGTGTTAGAACCCCTCAAAAGCATTATAGATATTTTAAAATATCAAACTAGGATATTGTTTGAATTTAATTTAATTCCCATCCACCGATATGAATATGCAGGCAAATTAATTAATGAAATTGGTGTAGATTTAGGTGGTTGGATTAAACAACAGAGCAATTACCAAAAATCTGTAAAAAATTAA
- a CDS encoding SDR family oxidoreductase, which yields MPRPIRNSVIVITGASSGIGRATALEFAKQRATLLLAARNEKALEEVAQDCQRLGATAVAMRTDVSRESAVQDLAHRAIASFGRIDVWVNNAAVSLFARFEESPPDLFRQVIDTNLFGYIYGARAVLPHFREQGSGNLINVSSVVGATGQPYTSAYTISKYAIRGLSDSLRMELYLDNAKDIHVCTVLPGSIDTPIFQHAANYTGRKTKAMSPVYPAKQVAEAIVGLVNKPEREIVVGQSVYLMLLQKTLAPDLFEPMMAKQVDQDHFQDHKPAPLSDGNVFESTHDYTGISGNWLGTGGITSQDVWDMARETAQKIGLPLS from the coding sequence ATGCCACGACCGATTAGAAATTCAGTCATCGTAATTACAGGTGCATCATCAGGTATTGGACGCGCCACAGCGTTGGAGTTTGCCAAACAGCGCGCTACTTTACTGCTAGCAGCACGAAATGAAAAAGCTTTAGAGGAAGTAGCCCAAGACTGCCAACGCCTGGGTGCAACTGCTGTAGCCATGCGAACCGATGTCAGTAGAGAGTCAGCAGTTCAAGACTTAGCACATCGCGCGATCGCTTCCTTTGGGAGAATTGATGTTTGGGTGAATAATGCCGCCGTTAGTCTATTTGCCCGGTTTGAGGAATCACCCCCGGATCTTTTTCGTCAAGTAATTGACACAAATCTATTTGGTTACATTTATGGTGCGCGTGCTGTCCTACCGCACTTCCGGGAACAGGGTAGCGGTAACTTAATTAATGTTTCTTCGGTGGTCGGCGCAACTGGTCAACCATACACCAGTGCTTACACCATCAGCAAATATGCTATTCGTGGTCTGTCAGACTCTCTGAGGATGGAATTGTATTTAGATAATGCCAAGGATATTCATGTCTGCACAGTATTACCAGGTTCCATCGATACACCTATTTTTCAACACGCAGCTAATTACACTGGTCGTAAAACTAAGGCAATGTCCCCTGTATACCCAGCCAAACAGGTAGCTGAAGCCATTGTGGGGTTAGTGAATAAACCAGAGCGAGAAATTGTTGTTGGTCAATCTGTTTACTTGATGCTTTTGCAGAAAACCTTGGCACCTGACCTATTTGAACCGATGATGGCCAAGCAAGTTGATCAGGATCATTTTCAGGATCACAAACCAGCCCCCCTCAGTGATGGCAATGTATTTGAGTCTACGCACGACTATACAGGCATCAGTGGTAATTGGTTAGGTACTGGCGGTATTACATCCCAAGATGTTTGGGATATGGCTAGAGAGACAGCACAGAAAATAGGTTTACCCCTTTCTTAA
- the recN gene encoding DNA repair protein RecN — translation MLLCLRIQNFALIDQLELEFGAGLNVLTGETGAGKSIILDAIDAALGGKVSSRVIRTGTNRSMVEATFTSHPSLTAWLIEQEIDLIEDNCVIVSRDITATTSNIRSRSRVNGVLVNRQIMGGLRDRLVEITAQGQTVQVGQSAQIREWLDVYGGDSLLQQRQIIATAFTAYQKAHLVLEKRRTSERERLQQLDLLTYQIQELAGANLHDSQEWEQLVQERERLNHVVELQQMSYKVYQSLYQNDNETPAAADLLGDSEATLTDMVEYDVQLQPLLDLVRDAQTVMIEVGRQINAYGSSLEADPQRLQEVEERIQELKQICRKYGPTLTEAIAYYQRIQEELAELNDSEQSIESLEQQEAACSAHLTQACAKLTKLRRQTAAHLESQLLCELKPLAMEKVKFQVEIAPISPTAAGADKITFMFSPNPGEPLQPLIAIASGGEMSRFLLALKACFSQGDAAETMVFDEIDVGVSGRVAQAIAEKLHQLSQNNQVLCVTHQPLIAAMADRHFRVDKQTITQGSNTEQRTVVRVTNLENLSHRREELAQLAGGKSATDAIAFAESLLLQAAHHRRQEIN, via the coding sequence ATGTTACTTTGCCTGCGAATCCAAAATTTTGCCTTAATTGACCAACTAGAATTAGAATTTGGCGCTGGACTGAATGTGCTGACAGGTGAAACCGGCGCGGGGAAATCGATTATCTTGGATGCTATTGATGCGGCTTTGGGTGGTAAAGTTTCTAGTCGAGTTATTCGCACTGGGACGAATCGCTCAATGGTAGAAGCTACTTTTACATCTCATCCTTCCTTAACGGCTTGGTTGATTGAACAAGAAATAGATTTAATTGAAGATAACTGTGTAATAGTTAGCCGAGACATTACTGCCACTACTAGTAATATCCGCAGTCGGTCGCGGGTGAATGGGGTGTTGGTAAATCGGCAAATTATGGGAGGTTTGCGCGATCGCTTGGTGGAAATTACCGCCCAAGGTCAAACTGTACAGGTGGGACAATCGGCTCAAATTCGAGAATGGTTAGATGTCTACGGTGGTGACTCGCTGCTACAACAGCGTCAAATCATCGCTACGGCTTTTACTGCTTACCAAAAAGCCCATCTGGTATTGGAAAAACGCCGGACATCAGAACGGGAACGTCTCCAGCAACTCGATTTACTTACCTATCAAATCCAGGAATTGGCAGGTGCTAATCTTCATGATTCCCAGGAATGGGAACAATTGGTGCAAGAACGGGAACGCCTCAATCATGTTGTTGAATTGCAACAGATGAGTTACAAGGTGTATCAATCCCTGTATCAAAATGATAATGAAACCCCAGCCGCCGCAGATTTATTGGGGGACAGTGAAGCGACGTTAACTGACATGGTAGAGTACGATGTGCAACTGCAACCTCTGTTAGATTTGGTCAGGGATGCTCAAACTGTAATGATTGAGGTGGGAAGACAAATTAATGCTTATGGAAGTAGTTTGGAAGCTGATCCCCAACGATTGCAAGAAGTAGAAGAACGCATTCAAGAATTAAAACAAATTTGTCGCAAGTATGGGCCGACTTTGACAGAAGCGATCGCATACTATCAACGCATCCAAGAGGAATTGGCAGAACTCAATGATAGCGAACAATCTATTGAAAGTTTAGAACAGCAGGAAGCAGCGTGTTCTGCACACCTTACCCAAGCTTGTGCAAAGTTAACTAAATTGCGTCGCCAAACCGCAGCACATTTAGAATCTCAATTGCTGTGTGAACTTAAGCCGTTAGCGATGGAAAAGGTGAAGTTTCAAGTTGAAATAGCGCCGATTTCCCCCACAGCCGCAGGTGCAGATAAAATTACTTTTATGTTTAGCCCTAACCCTGGGGAACCTCTGCAACCTTTAATTGCGATCGCTTCTGGGGGTGAAATGAGTCGCTTTTTACTAGCGCTGAAAGCTTGTTTTTCCCAAGGGGATGCTGCCGAAACCATGGTATTTGATGAAATTGACGTGGGCGTTTCTGGTAGAGTAGCTCAAGCGATCGCAGAAAAATTACATCAGTTAAGTCAAAATAACCAAGTATTATGTGTTACCCATCAGCCTTTAATTGCCGCGATGGCTGATCGACATTTTCGTGTAGATAAACAAACTATTACTCAAGGTAGTAATACTGAGCAGCGCACTGTGGTGCGAGTCACTAATTTAGAAAATCTCAGCCATCGCCGAGAAGAACTGGCGCAGTTAGCTGGTGGTAAGTCAGCCACGGATGCGATCGCTTTTGCTGAGTCTTTATTATTACAAGCGGCTCATCATCGTCGCCAAGAAATAAATTAG
- a CDS encoding VWA domain-containing protein, whose product MSYLIPSKMWQRVSILTLLLLIPSVGIAVLHQSLTNAIPADQSTSNKSILPNHPDYQALQALVKNYSCVVTVPNFGTSPVTRTEFATVLNTCLEATNSTTVAQTDLKTLRRLQSEFAPELATLNNSLNELEARSDITRTQTTREGNQVQSIPKILPPSMPSASVRNQAVVSPSSPAIQYGRSLEGMVAPESQTGGTFNTENYNRIEDNPFHRVSNEPLSTFSIDVDTASYSNMRRFITQGQLPPKDAVRIEELINYFTYNYPQPRGDRPFSVTTEVTAAPWNSQHKLVQVGLQGKHLNNETLPPSNLVFLIDVSGSMDEPDKLPLVQQSLKLLVNELRPQDRVSLVVYSGNAGLVLPATSGSEKAEIRAAIDRLRAGGSTAGGQGIELAYNIAKQSLIKSGNNRVILATDGDFNVGISSDAELTRLIETKRGQGIFLTVLGFGTGNYKDSKMEQLANKGNGNYAYIDTLLEAKKVLVNDIRGTLFTIAKDVKIQVEFNPAKVQAYRLIGYENRLLQNQDFNDDQKDAGEIGAGHSVTALYEVIPTGTKSDVKLPEVDPLRYQRSGVTTPDSADNEMMLVKLRYKLPQDSTSQLITQTIRDSDFKADRIASANLRFAAAVATFGMVLRDSEYKGNADLDLVMNLATQARGEDEEGYRGEFIRLVEQSKGLIRN is encoded by the coding sequence ATGTCTTACCTAATTCCGTCCAAAATGTGGCAGCGAGTCAGTATTTTAACACTACTGTTGTTAATACCATCAGTAGGAATTGCAGTTTTACATCAGTCTCTGACAAATGCCATCCCAGCCGATCAAAGTACTTCAAACAAGTCCATTTTACCCAATCACCCGGACTATCAAGCACTCCAGGCATTAGTCAAAAATTATAGTTGTGTCGTCACCGTCCCAAACTTTGGCACTTCTCCTGTAACCAGGACAGAGTTTGCTACAGTCTTGAATACTTGTTTAGAAGCAACTAACTCTACAACAGTTGCCCAAACAGACCTAAAAACTCTGCGACGCTTACAGAGCGAATTTGCACCAGAGTTAGCAACCCTAAACAATTCGCTCAATGAATTAGAAGCTCGTAGTGACATCACTCGCACTCAAACTACCAGAGAAGGTAATCAAGTTCAGTCTATCCCAAAGATACTACCCCCTAGTATGCCATCTGCATCTGTCCGAAATCAAGCCGTTGTCAGTCCGAGTAGCCCTGCAATCCAATATGGTAGAAGTCTTGAGGGAATGGTCGCCCCTGAATCCCAAACAGGTGGCACATTCAACACAGAGAATTACAACCGGATTGAGGATAATCCTTTTCATCGCGTTAGTAATGAGCCTCTTTCCACTTTTTCTATAGATGTAGATACAGCATCTTACAGTAATATGCGACGGTTTATTACTCAAGGGCAATTACCACCCAAAGATGCCGTGCGGATAGAAGAATTGATTAACTACTTTACTTATAATTATCCTCAACCAAGAGGCGATCGCCCTTTTTCTGTCACTACTGAAGTTACTGCTGCTCCCTGGAATTCTCAACACAAGCTTGTCCAGGTAGGTTTACAAGGTAAACACCTCAACAATGAAACCTTACCACCCAGTAACCTAGTATTTCTGATTGATGTTTCTGGTTCTATGGATGAACCCGACAAATTACCCTTAGTACAACAGTCCCTGAAATTGCTAGTGAATGAACTGCGTCCTCAAGACCGGGTAAGTTTGGTAGTTTATTCAGGGAATGCTGGATTAGTATTACCTGCTACCTCTGGGAGTGAGAAAGCAGAAATTCGGGCGGCCATTGACCGCTTGCGGGCTGGAGGCTCTACTGCTGGTGGTCAGGGGATTGAATTGGCTTACAATATAGCCAAACAAAGCTTGATCAAGTCTGGTAATAATAGAGTCATTTTAGCGACTGATGGAGATTTTAACGTCGGTATTTCCAGTGATGCCGAATTGACTAGATTAATTGAAACGAAACGAGGTCAGGGAATTTTTCTCACAGTTCTGGGGTTTGGGACTGGTAACTATAAAGACTCAAAAATGGAGCAACTAGCTAATAAGGGTAATGGCAACTACGCCTACATTGATACCTTATTGGAAGCTAAAAAAGTCCTAGTTAATGACATTCGGGGAACTCTGTTTACCATTGCCAAGGATGTGAAAATTCAGGTAGAGTTTAATCCCGCCAAAGTCCAAGCATACCGCTTGATTGGCTACGAAAACCGCTTGCTGCAAAACCAGGATTTCAATGATGATCAAAAAGATGCAGGGGAAATTGGGGCTGGTCATTCTGTCACAGCATTGTATGAGGTGATTCCCACTGGTACGAAGAGTGATGTAAAACTGCCGGAGGTAGACCCCTTACGGTATCAGCGTTCTGGTGTGACTACTCCAGATAGTGCCGATAATGAGATGATGTTGGTAAAACTCCGCTATAAGTTACCCCAGGACAGCACCAGTCAACTGATTACCCAAACCATCCGAGATAGTGATTTTAAAGCTGACCGCATAGCTTCGGCTAATCTGAGGTTTGCGGCTGCGGTGGCGACCTTTGGAATGGTGCTGCGTGACTCTGAATATAAGGGGAATGCGGATTTGGATTTGGTGATGAATTTGGCAACTCAAGCTAGGGGAGAAGATGAAGAGGGCTATCGGGGTGAGTTTATTCGCTTGGTGGAGCAATCTAAAGGATTGATTAGAAATTGA